A single window of Usitatibacter rugosus DNA harbors:
- the tfpZ gene encoding TfpX/TfpZ family type IV pilin accessory protein — MTRFKAFGIHLALSSAIAIAVVAAMLFVWYPGPFFAAMGGNNLVMILIGVDVVLGPLITLVIFNPGKARHLLKLDFTIIGIIQFAALAYGIAVIAEVRPIYMVFTVDRFDLVAASDIKPEEVAKVTNPEFKDVSWGRPRTIAVRTPSDPNEQFRVIQSALSGSDLQTFPQYYVPYESMAAEALRRAKPVDTLVKTFPSEMEIALRDVGRSAADVRYLPVKGRVKDYSVLMDAKTGAVLGIAKVIPW, encoded by the coding sequence ATGACCCGATTCAAAGCCTTCGGCATCCACCTCGCCCTCAGCTCCGCCATCGCGATCGCGGTCGTGGCCGCCATGCTGTTCGTCTGGTACCCCGGCCCGTTCTTCGCGGCCATGGGGGGCAACAACCTCGTGATGATCCTGATCGGGGTGGACGTGGTCCTGGGGCCGCTGATCACGCTGGTGATCTTCAACCCCGGCAAGGCCCGGCACCTGCTGAAGCTCGACTTCACCATCATCGGCATCATCCAGTTCGCGGCGCTCGCCTATGGCATCGCCGTGATCGCCGAGGTGCGTCCGATCTACATGGTCTTCACGGTCGATCGCTTCGACCTGGTCGCGGCGAGCGACATCAAGCCGGAGGAGGTCGCGAAGGTCACGAACCCTGAATTCAAGGACGTCTCCTGGGGCCGGCCGCGCACGATCGCGGTTCGCACGCCCTCGGATCCGAACGAGCAGTTCCGCGTGATCCAGTCGGCGCTCTCCGGCTCGGACCTGCAGACGTTTCCGCAGTACTACGTTCCCTACGAGTCGATGGCCGCGGAGGCCCTGCGCCGCGCGAAGCCGGTCGACACCCTGGTGAAGACCTTCCCGTCGGAGATGGAGATCGCGCTTCGCGATGTCGGCCGCAGCGCCGCGGACGTGCGCTACCTGCCGGTGAAGGGGCGCGTGAAGGACTACAGCGTGCTGATGGACGCGAAGACCGGTGCCGTGCTCGGCATCGCCAAGGTCATCCCCTGGTAG
- a CDS encoding pilin — protein MTKKQSGFTLIELMIVVAIIGILAAVAIPAYQDYLKRSKITEVAAAAAACKTSLSEYIASKNAFPTSADVAGCSTQETQYVKTLAVTNGEIAVEIQKVDTKVDAKHLYLTAMNDSAASVVAAAGDSIASWKCGTEAGATEYKFFPANCRQAK, from the coding sequence ATGACCAAGAAACAATCGGGCTTCACCCTGATCGAACTGATGATCGTGGTGGCCATCATCGGCATCCTTGCCGCCGTCGCCATCCCGGCCTACCAGGACTACCTGAAGCGCTCGAAGATCACGGAAGTCGCGGCTGCTGCTGCCGCCTGCAAGACGTCGCTCTCCGAGTACATCGCTTCGAAGAACGCCTTCCCGACCAGCGCCGACGTCGCGGGCTGCTCGACGCAGGAAACCCAGTACGTGAAGACCCTGGCTGTCACCAACGGCGAAATCGCCGTCGAGATCCAGAAGGTCGACACCAAGGTCGACGCCAAGCACCTCTACCTGACCGCGATGAACGATTCCGCCGCGTCGGTCGTTGCCGCCGCTGGCGACTCGATCGCCTCGTGGAAGTGCGGCACGGAAGCCGGTGCCACCGAGTACAAGTTCTTCCCGGCGAACTGCCGCCAGGCCAAGTAA
- a CDS encoding HD family phosphohydrolase, with protein sequence MGRSLETHFLSKLEYLNAIGIALSQERDINTLLETILVAAKNLTRADGGTLYRLVGDKLQFEIVRTDSLSIAMGGTSGNPVPFYPIPLHDKDGNPNKTMIAAFAALNHKTVNVADAYTEEGFDFSGTRNFDKRTGYRSTSFLTVPMKDHEGEIIGVLQLLNATDPTTKKVTSFTEEDQRLAESLASQAAIALTNRLLIQQLEVLFESLIELINTAIDEKSPYTGGHCKRVPTLTMMLAEAAHAAGGALADFRMSDKDRYELKIAGLLHDCGKITTPVHVVDKATKLQTICDRIEMVDTRFEVLKRDAEIEMLHGKQRALGADDEESALRAEEAFLKKVAQYDADREFLRRMNVGGERMRPEDQARVSQIARYTWRNVRGEQDRFLSKDEETNLNIPAGTLNADERQIINHHIIATIKMLEALPWPRHLTNVPEYAGGHHERMDGKGYPKGLLREQMSVQARVMGIADIFEALTAKDRPYKPGKTLSESLGILGRFKENGHIDPDLFDIFVREKVYLRYAREFLDPEQIDDVDERLIPGYKP encoded by the coding sequence CTGGGCCGGTCCCTCGAGACGCACTTCCTCTCCAAGCTCGAGTACCTCAACGCGATCGGCATCGCGCTCTCCCAGGAGCGCGACATCAACACCCTGCTGGAGACGATCCTCGTCGCGGCGAAGAACCTCACCCGCGCCGACGGCGGCACGCTCTACCGCCTGGTGGGCGACAAGCTGCAGTTCGAGATCGTGCGCACCGACAGCCTGTCGATCGCGATGGGCGGCACCTCGGGCAACCCGGTGCCGTTCTACCCCATCCCGCTGCACGACAAGGACGGCAATCCCAACAAGACGATGATCGCCGCGTTCGCGGCGCTGAACCACAAGACGGTGAACGTCGCCGACGCGTACACGGAAGAAGGCTTCGACTTCTCCGGCACGCGCAACTTCGACAAGCGCACCGGCTACCGCTCGACCTCGTTCCTCACGGTGCCGATGAAGGACCACGAGGGCGAGATCATCGGCGTGCTGCAGCTGCTGAACGCCACGGACCCGACGACGAAGAAGGTCACCAGCTTCACCGAGGAGGACCAGCGCCTCGCCGAGTCGCTCGCCTCCCAGGCCGCCATCGCGCTCACCAACCGCCTGCTGATCCAGCAGCTCGAGGTGCTGTTCGAATCCCTGATCGAGCTCATCAACACGGCGATCGACGAGAAGAGCCCCTACACGGGCGGGCACTGCAAGCGCGTGCCGACGCTCACGATGATGCTCGCGGAGGCGGCCCACGCGGCCGGCGGCGCGCTCGCCGACTTCCGCATGAGCGACAAGGACCGCTACGAGCTCAAGATCGCGGGCCTGCTGCACGACTGCGGCAAGATTACGACGCCGGTGCACGTGGTGGACAAGGCGACCAAGCTGCAGACCATCTGCGACCGCATCGAGATGGTCGACACCCGCTTCGAGGTGCTGAAGCGCGACGCCGAGATCGAGATGCTGCACGGCAAGCAGCGCGCGCTGGGCGCCGACGACGAGGAAAGCGCGCTCCGGGCCGAGGAAGCGTTCCTCAAGAAGGTCGCGCAGTACGACGCCGACCGCGAATTCCTTCGCCGCATGAACGTCGGCGGCGAGCGCATGAGGCCCGAGGACCAGGCGCGCGTCTCGCAGATCGCGCGCTACACCTGGCGCAACGTCCGCGGCGAGCAGGACCGCTTCCTCTCCAAGGACGAGGAGACCAACCTCAACATCCCGGCCGGCACGCTGAACGCCGACGAGCGCCAGATCATCAACCACCACATCATCGCGACCATCAAGATGCTCGAGGCGCTGCCCTGGCCGCGGCACCTCACCAACGTGCCCGAGTACGCCGGCGGCCACCACGAGCGCATGGACGGCAAGGGCTACCCCAAGGGCCTGCTGCGCGAGCAGATGAGCGTGCAGGCACGCGTGATGGGCATCGCCGACATCTTCGAGGCCCTCACCGCGAAGGACCGCCCCTACAAGCCCGGAAAGACGCTGTCCGAATCGCTCGGCATCCTCGGGCGCTTCAAGGAGAACGGCCACATCGATCCGGACCTCTTCGACATCTTCGTGCGCGAGAAGGTATACCTGCGCTACGCGCGCGAGTTCCTGGATCCGGAGCAGATCGACGACGTCGACGAACGCCTGATCCCGGGCTACAAACCCTAG
- a CDS encoding spermidine synthase, producing MTTRVPVGIFFALFTVSGFAGLIYESIWSHYLKLFLGHAAYAQTLVLAIFMGGMALGSWLVSRYTGRLHNLLRGYAIAELAIGLLAIVFDGFFRTITAWAFDSVLPALGGGGAVDPFKWALATSLILPASVLLGTTFPLMSGALMRLYPESGGRALSMLYFTNSLGAAVGVLASGFFLIDFVGLPGTILTAGLLNVALATVVWGLAKKMVPVGEPMAAPVPVSGGTGGSGLYRAVLGVAMITGAASFVYEISWIRMLTLGLGASSHSFEVMLAAFIFGMSLGAFALRNRMPGPGSDMAWLAVLLAAKAAFAVYAIGVYSDVLGVVEFAMGATSRTAGGYVIMTVMGFVASALLMLPTAFCAGMTLPLATHALTARGFGEASIGKVYAFNTAGCIVGAVLATHVGMEAFGVQGLTAAGALLDFGLAVFVAAFVAAPRHRAAWIAGLALLFAAGAAAVVAVKPDQLRMSSGVFRYGKFLDPRAANVEYYRDGKTATVSMVRQGTGLSIRTNGKPDASVEMKPNAQPSPDESTMLLIGALPLAIKPDAQTAAVIGFGAGLTTNALLGSPVIQSVDTIEIEPAMVEAAKLFRPHNERSYSDPRSHVTIEDAKTFFAARAARYDLILSEPSNPWVSGVATLFSQEFYAQVGRYLKPKGLFVQWLQEYELNIDLASTVFQALGSQFADYRVFRTNANDLIIVAVKEGKVPDIDPKVLEFPGLRGDLERLGFAGVDDIRATLIGSRATLEPLFFGRVANSDYFPVLEQRAPLARFMNEDIAEITWLPMQYVPAVPLRESDLRVTRAALRDRLGSRHPLRPYAEIAAEALGLFLEGSAARTPDVTADSRASFRLAHEGLRDCTIDREEWFRAADEVLRLTISRLAREEGELALAAIERSPCASKLTAAQRLQLDLHRAVNARDGRRMAELATQALALPGLRPEVAPLIVLNAMVGTLASNPGPAALEIWRIHAHRIPLRQSKQILTRLVVAQALQQANAPPAGSPASPR from the coding sequence ATGACGACTCGAGTTCCCGTCGGAATCTTCTTTGCCCTGTTCACGGTTTCCGGTTTCGCCGGGCTGATCTACGAATCCATCTGGAGCCACTACCTCAAGCTGTTCCTGGGCCACGCGGCCTACGCACAGACGCTGGTGCTGGCGATCTTCATGGGCGGCATGGCATTGGGCTCGTGGCTCGTGAGCCGCTACACGGGACGGCTGCACAACCTCCTGCGCGGCTATGCGATCGCCGAGCTCGCGATCGGCCTCCTCGCGATCGTCTTCGACGGGTTCTTCCGCACGATCACCGCGTGGGCCTTCGACTCGGTGCTGCCGGCCCTGGGCGGCGGCGGCGCGGTCGACCCCTTCAAGTGGGCGCTGGCGACCTCGCTCATCCTCCCGGCCTCGGTCCTCCTCGGGACGACCTTTCCGCTGATGAGCGGCGCGTTGATGCGGCTCTATCCGGAATCCGGCGGCCGCGCGCTCTCGATGCTCTATTTCACCAACAGCCTGGGCGCCGCGGTCGGCGTGCTGGCGAGCGGCTTCTTCCTCATCGATTTCGTCGGACTGCCGGGCACGATCCTCACCGCGGGCCTGTTGAACGTCGCGCTGGCTACCGTGGTGTGGGGGCTCGCGAAGAAAATGGTGCCCGTCGGGGAGCCAATGGCGGCGCCGGTGCCCGTAAGTGGCGGCACGGGAGGCTCCGGGCTCTACCGGGCCGTCCTCGGCGTCGCGATGATCACGGGCGCCGCCTCGTTCGTCTACGAGATCTCGTGGATCCGCATGCTCACGCTGGGCCTGGGCGCCTCGAGCCACTCGTTCGAGGTCATGCTCGCGGCCTTCATCTTCGGCATGTCGCTGGGCGCATTTGCGCTTCGCAACCGAATGCCCGGCCCGGGCAGCGACATGGCATGGCTCGCCGTGCTGCTGGCGGCCAAGGCGGCCTTCGCGGTGTATGCGATCGGCGTGTACAGCGATGTCCTCGGCGTCGTCGAGTTCGCGATGGGCGCCACCTCCCGCACCGCGGGGGGCTACGTGATCATGACCGTGATGGGCTTCGTCGCCTCGGCGCTGCTCATGCTGCCCACCGCGTTCTGCGCCGGCATGACCCTCCCGCTCGCCACGCACGCCCTGACCGCGCGCGGCTTCGGCGAAGCCTCGATCGGCAAGGTGTACGCCTTCAACACGGCCGGCTGCATCGTGGGCGCGGTCCTCGCCACGCACGTCGGCATGGAAGCCTTCGGCGTGCAGGGGCTCACCGCCGCGGGAGCGCTCCTGGACTTCGGTCTCGCCGTCTTCGTCGCGGCCTTCGTCGCCGCGCCGCGGCATCGCGCCGCGTGGATCGCGGGGCTGGCACTGCTCTTCGCCGCGGGCGCGGCGGCGGTCGTGGCCGTGAAGCCCGACCAGCTGCGGATGAGCTCCGGCGTGTTCCGCTACGGCAAGTTCCTCGACCCGCGCGCCGCGAACGTGGAGTACTACCGCGACGGCAAGACCGCGACCGTCTCGATGGTGCGGCAGGGTACGGGGCTTTCGATCCGCACCAACGGCAAGCCCGACGCGAGCGTCGAGATGAAGCCGAACGCGCAACCCTCGCCCGACGAGTCGACCATGCTGCTGATCGGCGCGCTGCCGCTCGCAATCAAGCCGGATGCGCAGACCGCGGCCGTGATCGGCTTCGGAGCGGGTCTCACGACGAACGCGCTCCTGGGTAGCCCGGTGATCCAGTCGGTGGACACGATCGAGATCGAGCCCGCGATGGTCGAGGCCGCGAAGCTCTTCCGGCCGCACAACGAGCGCTCCTATTCCGATCCGCGCAGCCACGTGACGATCGAGGACGCCAAGACCTTCTTCGCCGCGAGAGCCGCCCGCTACGACCTCATCCTGTCCGAGCCGTCCAATCCCTGGGTGAGCGGTGTCGCCACGCTCTTCTCGCAGGAGTTCTACGCACAGGTCGGCCGCTATCTCAAGCCCAAGGGGCTCTTCGTCCAGTGGCTGCAGGAGTACGAGCTCAACATCGACCTCGCCTCGACCGTGTTCCAGGCGCTGGGCTCGCAGTTCGCGGACTATCGCGTCTTCCGCACCAACGCCAACGACCTCATCATCGTCGCGGTGAAGGAGGGCAAGGTGCCCGACATCGACCCGAAGGTGCTGGAGTTTCCCGGCCTGCGGGGCGACCTCGAGCGGCTCGGCTTCGCCGGCGTGGACGACATCCGCGCGACGCTGATCGGGTCGCGGGCGACGCTGGAGCCACTCTTCTTCGGCCGTGTCGCCAACTCCGACTACTTTCCCGTGCTCGAGCAACGCGCTCCGCTCGCGCGCTTCATGAACGAAGACATCGCCGAGATCACGTGGCTGCCGATGCAGTACGTCCCCGCGGTGCCGCTGCGCGAGTCCGACCTGCGCGTGACCCGCGCCGCGCTCCGCGACCGGCTGGGCTCGCGCCATCCGCTGCGCCCGTACGCCGAGATCGCGGCCGAGGCCCTGGGCCTCTTCCTGGAGGGGAGCGCGGCCCGCACCCCGGATGTCACCGCCGACAGCCGCGCCTCGTTCCGCCTCGCGCACGAAGGGCTGCGCGACTGCACGATCGACCGCGAGGAGTGGTTCCGGGCGGCCGACGAGGTATTGCGCCTCACGATCTCGCGCCTCGCGCGCGAGGAGGGCGAGCTCGCGCTCGCGGCCATCGAGCGCTCGCCCTGCGCTTCGAAGCTGACCGCCGCGCAGCGCCTGCAGCTGGACCTGCATCGTGCGGTCAACGCCCGCGACGGCCGTCGCATGGCGGAGCTCGCCACGCAGGCATTGGCGCTTCCGGGCCTGCGTCCCGAGGTCGCGCCCCTCATCGTCCTCAACGCGATGGTCGGCACGCTCGCCTCGAACCCCGGGCCCGCGGCCCTGGAGATCTGGCGGATCCACGCCCACCGCATTCCGCTACGCCAGTCGAAACAGATCCTGACGAGGCTCGTCGTCGCGCAAGCGCTGCAGCAGGCCAATGCGCCGCCGGCCGGCAGTCCCGCGTCTCCCCGGTAA
- a CDS encoding pilin, with protein sequence MKKQSGFTLIELMIVVAIIGILAAVAIPAYQDYLKRSKITEVAAAAAACKTSLSEYIASKNAFPANADNAGCSTQATQYVKTLAVTNGEIAVEIQKVDTKVDAKHLYLTAMNDSSASVVAAAGDSIASWKCGTEAGATEYKFFPANCRQAK encoded by the coding sequence ATGAAGAAGCAATCCGGCTTCACCCTCATCGAACTGATGATCGTGGTGGCCATCATTGGCATTCTCGCCGCCGTCGCGATCCCGGCCTACCAGGACTACCTGAAGCGCTCGAAGATCACGGAAGTGGCCGCTGCCGCCGCTGCCTGCAAGACCTCGCTGTCCGAGTACATCGCTTCGAAGAACGCGTTCCCGGCCAACGCCGACAACGCCGGCTGCTCGACGCAAGCCACGCAATACGTGAAGACCCTGGCTGTCACCAACGGCGAGATCGCCGTCGAAATCCAGAAGGTCGACACCAAGGTCGACGCCAAGCACCTCTACCTGACCGCGATGAATGATTCCTCCGCGTCCGTGGTTGCCGCTGCCGGCGACTCGATCGCTTCGTGGAAGTGCGGCACGGAAGCCGGTGCCACCGAGTACAAGTTCTTCCCGGCCAACTGCCGCCAGGCCAAGTAA
- a CDS encoding spermidine synthase → MTKRIPVGVFFALFTVSGFAGLIYESIWSHYLKLFLGHAAYAQTLVLAIFMGGMALGSWLVSRFTHRVRNLLLGYALAELGIGLLAVIFHATFVAASNWSFETVLPALGSPGLITLFKWSLASLLILPASVLLGSTFPLMSAGIMRAFPGESSSTLAWLYFTNSLGASIGVLASGFFLLERLGLPGTILTAGLLNCALAAVVWLLSKRVGDIEAPADAMPKTGGTSLRIVRGIQILAFFTGAASFMYEIAWIRMLSLGLGASSHAFEVMLSAFILGMSLGGFVLAVKAPRGDSDLKWLSSVLVAKGILAVLAIGAYTLVLDLIGWLMMGLRNSDEGYALYNVSSLFVSMLLMFPAAFCAGMTLPLATAALIRRGGGEASIGRVYAANTAGCIFGAAFATHAGMELLGVKGLTGLGAGFDIALGALVAILASAGFSMRTAATLGGIAIASAIAFASFPLDQLKMASGVFRHGSFLDPKASKVEFYKDGRTATISVTSDGSLRSIRTNGKPDAGIQMNPAKLPAADESTMIVAGALSFAFNPELQTAANIGFGSGLTTATMLNMPKLRLVDTIEIEPAMVEGARVFEPRNSSAYTDPRSHIRIEDAKTFFASTQARYDVIVSEPSNPWVSGVATLFSDEFYSRIGRHINDNGMLVQWVHYYETDIDIMGSILKALGRNFSDYVIYTPQSGDILVLAVKHGRVPPPSDALFRTPAMKASLERLGVRSLNELVLHRVASRRVIEPLVEQTRYPANSDYFPVVDLNASRARFRRSSAGDIAEIPRAFVPFESLVDGDARVTLEDFERKRPYSSNRIEDALIAVGFADFFLTGASDQAARVPISSRTQIALARAGLKQCEIDPSLWADAIEGTTRAIAQALRGKVLDRIFGEIWDSPCFKKLPAAERGRIELYRALAYHDAKAMREVSDRLAAMPHRWSPDDLAVIALTGVCVRVLEGDLAGARALWESVRELIPRQVSNAFTTRVILAHIPKLGEARAPAPVTGAPAAPATPATPK, encoded by the coding sequence ATGACTAAACGCATCCCCGTCGGTGTCTTCTTCGCGCTCTTCACGGTCTCGGGTTTCGCGGGCCTGATCTACGAATCGATCTGGAGCCATTACCTCAAGCTGTTCCTGGGGCATGCGGCCTACGCGCAGACGCTCGTGCTCGCGATCTTCATGGGCGGCATGGCCCTGGGCTCGTGGCTGGTGAGCCGGTTCACGCATCGCGTGCGCAACCTCCTGCTGGGCTATGCGCTCGCGGAGCTCGGCATCGGCCTGCTCGCGGTGATCTTCCACGCCACCTTCGTCGCGGCGAGCAACTGGAGCTTCGAGACCGTGCTGCCGGCGCTGGGAAGCCCGGGGCTCATCACCCTCTTCAAATGGTCGCTCGCCTCGCTGCTCATCCTTCCCGCGTCCGTGCTGCTGGGCTCCACGTTCCCCCTGATGAGCGCCGGCATCATGCGCGCGTTCCCGGGCGAATCGAGCAGCACGCTCGCGTGGCTCTACTTCACCAACAGCCTCGGCGCCTCGATCGGCGTGCTCGCGAGCGGCTTCTTCCTGCTCGAGCGGCTGGGCCTGCCCGGGACGATCCTCACCGCGGGGCTGCTCAACTGCGCACTCGCCGCCGTGGTCTGGTTGCTCTCCAAGCGCGTCGGCGACATCGAGGCCCCGGCCGATGCGATGCCGAAGACCGGCGGCACGTCGCTGCGCATCGTGCGGGGCATCCAGATCCTCGCGTTCTTCACCGGCGCGGCCTCGTTCATGTACGAGATCGCCTGGATCCGCATGCTGAGCCTGGGGCTCGGGGCTTCGAGCCACGCGTTCGAGGTCATGCTCTCGGCCTTCATCCTCGGCATGTCGCTGGGCGGGTTCGTGCTCGCGGTGAAGGCGCCGCGCGGCGACAGCGACCTCAAGTGGCTGAGCAGCGTCCTCGTCGCCAAGGGCATCCTCGCGGTCCTCGCGATCGGGGCGTACACGCTGGTCCTCGACCTCATCGGCTGGCTGATGATGGGCCTGCGCAATTCCGACGAAGGCTATGCGCTGTACAACGTGTCGAGCCTCTTCGTCTCGATGCTGCTGATGTTCCCGGCGGCCTTCTGCGCCGGCATGACGCTCCCGCTCGCCACCGCGGCGCTGATCCGTCGAGGCGGCGGCGAGGCCTCGATCGGGCGCGTGTATGCAGCGAACACGGCGGGTTGCATCTTCGGCGCGGCCTTCGCCACCCACGCCGGCATGGAGCTGCTGGGCGTGAAGGGACTCACGGGCTTGGGGGCCGGATTCGACATCGCGCTGGGCGCGCTGGTCGCGATCCTGGCTTCCGCCGGCTTCAGCATGCGCACGGCCGCGACGCTCGGCGGCATCGCCATCGCGTCCGCGATCGCGTTCGCGAGCTTCCCGCTCGACCAGCTGAAGATGGCCTCGGGCGTTTTCCGGCACGGCAGCTTCCTCGATCCGAAGGCATCGAAGGTGGAGTTCTACAAGGATGGCAGGACGGCGACCATCTCCGTCACCTCCGATGGATCGCTGCGGTCGATCCGCACCAACGGCAAGCCGGACGCGGGCATCCAGATGAACCCGGCGAAGCTGCCGGCCGCCGACGAGAGCACGATGATCGTCGCCGGCGCCCTGTCGTTCGCCTTCAATCCGGAGCTCCAGACGGCCGCGAACATCGGCTTCGGCTCGGGCCTCACCACGGCCACGATGCTGAACATGCCGAAGTTGCGCCTGGTCGACACGATCGAGATCGAGCCGGCGATGGTGGAGGGCGCGCGTGTCTTCGAGCCGCGCAACAGCTCCGCCTACACCGATCCGCGGAGCCACATCCGCATCGAGGATGCGAAGACCTTCTTCGCCTCCACGCAGGCGCGCTACGACGTCATCGTCTCGGAGCCATCCAATCCGTGGGTGAGCGGCGTGGCGACGCTCTTCTCCGACGAGTTCTACTCGCGCATCGGCCGGCACATCAACGACAACGGCATGCTCGTGCAGTGGGTGCACTACTACGAGACCGACATCGACATCATGGGGTCGATCCTGAAGGCCCTGGGGCGCAACTTCAGCGACTACGTGATCTACACCCCCCAGTCGGGCGACATCCTCGTGCTCGCCGTGAAGCACGGCCGGGTTCCCCCGCCGAGCGACGCACTCTTCCGCACGCCCGCGATGAAGGCCTCGCTCGAGCGGCTCGGGGTACGTTCCCTGAACGAGCTGGTGTTGCATCGCGTGGCCTCGCGCCGCGTGATCGAGCCGCTGGTGGAGCAGACGCGCTATCCGGCGAACTCGGACTACTTCCCCGTCGTCGACTTGAACGCCTCGCGGGCACGCTTTCGCCGCTCGTCGGCGGGGGACATCGCCGAGATCCCGCGCGCGTTCGTGCCGTTCGAATCGCTGGTCGACGGCGACGCGCGCGTGACGCTGGAGGATTTCGAGCGCAAGCGCCCCTACAGCTCGAACCGCATCGAGGATGCGCTGATCGCCGTGGGGTTCGCCGACTTCTTCCTGACCGGCGCCAGCGACCAGGCCGCGCGCGTCCCAATTTCTTCGCGCACGCAGATCGCGTTGGCCCGGGCGGGCTTGAAGCAGTGCGAGATCGATCCCTCGCTGTGGGCCGATGCGATCGAGGGCACCACCCGGGCGATCGCGCAGGCGCTTCGCGGCAAGGTGCTCGATCGCATCTTCGGCGAGATCTGGGATTCTCCCTGCTTCAAGAAGCTGCCCGCCGCCGAGCGGGGGCGTATCGAGCTCTATCGCGCGCTCGCCTATCACGACGCGAAAGCGATGCGCGAGGTCTCGGATCGCCTCGCGGCCATGCCTCACCGCTGGTCGCCCGACGACCTCGCGGTGATCGCGTTGACCGGAGTCTGCGTACGCGTGCTCGAAGGTGATCTCGCCGGAGCCCGTGCCCTCTGGGAGTCCGTCCGTGAGCTCATTCCGCGGCAGGTCAGCAACGCATTCACAACGCGAGTCATCCTGGCCCACATCCCGAAGCTCGGGGAAGCCCGGGCACCTGCACCGGTCACCGGGGCGCCCGCGGCCCCGGCGACACCCGCGACACCGAAGTGA
- the soxA gene encoding sulfur oxidation c-type cytochrome SoxA: MRCPDRILAAFALALLTCAGPVLAAADAVRAEAAAKLKSDLPSLAPADYVLGSAAFDAELRSQLAENANAATTSGVLEAGRAAWTRKFKNGRTLASCFPNGGRRIAGAYPQYDARLKRVVTLETAINQCLKTNAEPLLDIDDGKSMGAVTAYVRSLSQNQKVAVRVPAAAEAAFDQGRRLYTTRMGQQNWACASCHVQGAGKRYAGQPLSPAIGQGASSVVIRGGQAVTLQARVRECLERMGVAPFAAGSDELNNLEYYLTYLSNGLALQASPWRAPRATRG; this comes from the coding sequence ATGCGCTGCCCTGACCGCATCCTCGCCGCCTTTGCGCTCGCGCTGCTCACCTGCGCGGGGCCGGTCCTCGCCGCCGCGGACGCGGTGCGCGCGGAAGCGGCCGCGAAGCTCAAGAGCGACCTTCCTTCGCTGGCACCGGCGGACTATGTGCTCGGCTCCGCCGCCTTCGATGCGGAGCTGCGCTCGCAGCTCGCGGAAAATGCCAACGCCGCCACCACGAGCGGCGTCCTCGAAGCCGGCCGCGCCGCGTGGACCCGCAAGTTCAAGAACGGCCGCACGCTCGCCTCGTGCTTTCCCAACGGCGGGCGGCGCATCGCCGGCGCCTATCCGCAATACGACGCGCGGCTGAAGCGGGTCGTGACGCTGGAGACGGCGATCAACCAGTGCCTCAAGACGAACGCCGAGCCCCTGCTCGACATCGACGACGGCAAGTCGATGGGCGCCGTCACCGCGTACGTGCGCTCGCTGTCGCAGAACCAGAAGGTCGCGGTGCGCGTCCCCGCCGCGGCGGAAGCGGCGTTCGATCAAGGCCGGCGCCTCTACACCACGCGCATGGGCCAGCAGAACTGGGCTTGTGCGTCGTGCCACGTCCAGGGCGCGGGCAAGCGCTACGCCGGGCAGCCGCTGTCGCCGGCGATCGGCCAGGGTGCGAGCAGCGTGGTGATCCGCGGCGGGCAGGCGGTGACGCTGCAGGCCCGCGTGCGCGAGTGCCTCGAGCGCATGGGGGTTGCGCCCTTCGCGGCAGGCTCGGACGAGCTGAACAACCTCGAGTACTACCTCACCTACCTGTCCAACGGCCTCGCGCTGCAGGCGAGCCCCTGGCGGGCCCCTCGCGCTACCAGGGGATGA
- a CDS encoding pilin has protein sequence MQKKQAGFTLIELMIVVAIIGILAAVAIPAYQDYLKRSKITEVAAAAAACKTSLSEYIASKNAFPASADFAGCSTQETQYVKTLAVTNGEIAVEIQKVDTKVDAKHLYLTAMNDSAASVVAAAGDSIASWKCGTEAGATEYKFFPANCRQAK, from the coding sequence ATGCAAAAGAAACAAGCCGGCTTCACGCTCATCGAACTGATGATCGTGGTTGCCATCATCGGTATCCTCGCCGCAGTGGCCATCCCGGCCTACCAGGATTACCTGAAGCGCTCCAAGATCACGGAAGTCGCCGCCGCCGCCGCCGCTTGCAAGACCTCGCTCTCCGAGTACATCGCCTCGAAGAACGCGTTCCCCGCCAGCGCCGATTTCGCCGGTTGCTCGACGCAGGAAACCCAGTACGTGAAGACCCTGGCCGTCACCAACGGCGAAATCGCCGTCGAGATCCAGAAGGTCGACACCAAGGTCGACGCCAAGCACCTCTACCTGACCGCGATGAACGATTCCGCCGCGTCGGTTGTTGCCGCTGCCGGTGACTCGATCGCCTCGTGGAAGTGCGGCACGGAAGCCGGTGCCACCGAGTACAAGTTCTTCCCGGCGAACTGCCGCCAGGCCAAGTAA